In a genomic window of Mycolicibacillus parakoreensis:
- a CDS encoding hemophore gives MARATVKAGTRVGVAVAAVALGAAVSVTAMPVAGAKPDPCAASSVAKTVSSVSDKTGEYLEKNPETDRVLSRALKEQAGPQTLMGLKSYFDANPKVGNDLREISSPLTELTTKCDLPISLPEMLGLLQNVQNQGGLPGQLPGQLPGQLPGQLPNPADVLDKTGRLPGPADPGSTAGGSSSTVDNATIH, from the coding sequence ATGGCTAGGGCCACTGTGAAGGCCGGAACGAGAGTCGGCGTGGCGGTCGCCGCGGTCGCCCTGGGCGCTGCGGTGAGCGTGACGGCGATGCCGGTGGCGGGCGCCAAACCGGACCCCTGCGCGGCGAGCAGCGTCGCCAAGACCGTCAGCTCGGTCTCCGACAAGACCGGCGAGTACCTGGAGAAGAACCCCGAGACCGACCGGGTGTTGAGCCGGGCGCTGAAGGAACAGGCCGGCCCGCAGACCCTGATGGGGCTCAAGAGCTACTTCGACGCCAACCCGAAGGTCGGCAACGACCTGCGGGAGATCAGCTCGCCGTTGACCGAGCTCACCACCAAGTGCGACCTGCCGATCTCGCTGCCGGAGATGCTGGGGCTGCTGCAGAACGTGCAGAACCAGGGCGGCCTGCCCGGTCAGCTGCCGGGCCAGCTCCCCGGTCAGCTGCCGGGGCAGTTGCCCAACCCGGCCGACGTGCTCGACAAGACCGGCCGGTTGCCCGGCCCGGCCGACCCGGGCAGCACCGCCGGCGGGTCGTCGAGCACGGTGGACAACGCCACCATCCACTGA
- a CDS encoding DUF3054 domain-containing protein — protein sequence MNPVDLGNAETPARRSARPLLIAGGVDAVAVLLFAALGRRSHEESLTAAGIAATAWPFLTGVLTGWLLARGWRRPLAPVPTGLVIWAATVPVGMALRKLTGQGTAPAFWVVATVSTAVLLLGWRTVALLAARR from the coding sequence GTGAACCCCGTCGACCTTGGGAACGCCGAGACCCCCGCGCGCCGCAGCGCGCGACCGCTGCTGATCGCCGGGGGCGTCGATGCGGTCGCGGTACTGCTCTTCGCCGCGCTGGGGCGTCGCAGCCACGAGGAGTCGCTCACCGCCGCCGGGATCGCCGCCACCGCCTGGCCGTTTCTGACCGGGGTGCTCACCGGCTGGCTGCTGGCCCGCGGCTGGCGCCGCCCGCTGGCCCCGGTGCCCACCGGGCTCGTGATCTGGGCGGCGACCGTGCCGGTGGGCATGGCGCTGCGCAAGCTCACCGGCCAGGGCACCGCCCCGGCGTTCTGGGTGGTCGCCACGGTGAGCACCGCGGTGCTGCTGCTCGGGTGGCGCACCGTCGCGCTGCTGGCCGCACGGCGATAG